From Anopheles arabiensis isolate DONGOLA chromosome 3, AaraD3, whole genome shotgun sequence, a single genomic window includes:
- the LOC120901018 gene encoding beta-1,4-glucuronyltransferase 1, with protein sequence MRRNWLLRCSILINVAVVLYIASHLLIGSGNFALGPSYIISDEVLKQQQQPAAAAEQYKQYLPPAQQRLLEAEQQLYEVQQQQQQQAQQSVQQGHSTLVLKIQENGIGVQEVSQQLQQTRQLAQSGGNQQQQEQLMLEARDVDNSNLNVDDSRFDVPTERSTVRKMGDVLYQDGQQQQQQVVVAAGGIVPVSVGGGATGALNGTDIFSTTASMDADAKLRSLLNCHDRDYEPYIGQRGDFWVMRNYIRAEHGDLRCHETITYTTHADYTFLDNLVPLLERWNAPVSLALHAPGTDFVPTINSIKYLRDCIPESHLVRQFVTFHIYFSSKHIPKLVPKHNQVLDTPYNCSLAIPYFNVSAAQLYKTQKKLLYPVNVGRNIARDAAMTHFFLASDIELYPNPGLVHKFLEMIARNEPVLQRKNPRVFPLPIFEVDNNSPVPRDKAELQELLRSGKAIPFHKRVCSSCHGVPKSKEWIAANETDDLGVFHIGKRIGYFVHWEPIYIGTHADPHYDERLSWEGKSDKMTQGYALCVLDYDFHILDNGFLVHKPGIKVLKKDPKRAMLAAKTNQLIKKIIYPELQVMYGTRKGCAV encoded by the exons ATGCGTCGCAACTGGCTTCTGCGCTGCAGCATCCTGATCAACGTGGCTGTGGTGCTGTACATCGCCAGCCATCTGCTGATCGGGAGCGGCAACTTTGCCCTCGGCCCGTCCTACATCATATCGGATGAGGtgctgaagcagcagcagcagccggccgCAGCCGCCGAACAGTACAAACAGTATCTGCCGCCCGCCCAGCAGCGGTTGCTCGAGGCGGAGCAGCAACTGTAcgaggtgcagcagcagcagcagcagcaggcgcaaCAATCAGTCCAGCAAGGACACAGCACTTTAGTGTTAAAAATTCAAGAAAATGGG ATTGGCGTGCAGGAAGTGTCCCAGCAATTGCAGCAGACGCGACAGCTCGCACAGAGCGGTggcaatcagcagcagcaggaacagttGATGCTGGAAGCGCGCGATGTAGATAACAGTAATCTTAATGTAGACGATAGTCGTTTCGATGTGCCAACGGAGCGGAGCACCGTCCGGAAGATGGGCGATGTGCTCTACCAAGacggtcagcagcagcagcagcaggtggtggtggcagcggGTGGCATTGTACCCGTAagcgtcggtggtggtgcgacCGGTGCGCTCAACGGTACCGATATCTTTTCCACCACCGCGTCCATGGATGCTGACGCGAAGCTGAG ATCGCTGCTCAACTGCCACGACCGGGACTACGAGCCGTACATCGGGCAGCGGGGCGACTTCTGGGTGATGCGGAACTACATCCGGGCGGAGCACGGCGATCTGCGGTGCCACGAAACCATCACCTACACGACGCACGCCGACTACACGTTTCTGGACAATTTGGTACCACTGCTGGAACG GTGGAACGCTCCAGTCAGCCTTGCGCTTCACGCACCCGGCACGGACTTTGTGCCGACGATCAATTCGATAAAGTATCTAAGAGACTGCATACCAGAGAGTCATTTAGTCCGACAGTTTGTCacatttcatatttattttagtAGTAAACATATTCCAAAACTC GTTCCTAAACACAATCAAGTATTAGACACGCCGTACAACTGCTCGCTGGCGATACCGTACTTCAACGTGTCGGCGGCGCAGCTGTACAAGACGCAGAAGAAGCTGCTCTACCCGGTGAACGTCGGGCGCAACATTGCCCGCGATGCGGCGATGACCCATTTCTTTCTAGCTAGCGATATTGAATTGTACCCCAACCCTGGGCTGGTGCACAAGTTTCTCGAAATGATCGCCCGGAACGAGCCGGTGCTGCAGCGTAAGAATCCCAG AGTCTTTCCTCTGCCAATATTCGAGGTAGATAATAATTCACCGGTGCCGCGTGATAAGGCGGAACTGCAGGAGCTGCTGCGCAGCGGGAAGGCGATCCCGTTCCACAAGCGCGTCTGCTCGAGCTGCCACGGCGTGCCGAAGTCGAAGGAGTGGATCGCTGCCAACGAAACCGACG ATTTGGGCGTGTTTCACATTGGCAAACGCATCGGGTACTTCGTGCACTGGGAACCGATCTACATTGGCACGCACGCCGATCCACACTACGACGAGCGGTTAAGCTGGGAGGGGAAGAGTGATAAGATGACGCAG GGCTACGCACTGTGCGTCCTCGACTACGACTTTCACATACTCGACAACGGGTTCCTGGTGCACAAGCCGGGCATCAAGGTGCTGAAAAAGGACCCGAAGCGGGCGATGCTCGCGGCGAAAACGAACCAACTGATCAAGAAGATCATCTACCCGGAGCTGCAGGTCATGTACGGAACGCGCAAGGGCTGTGCTGTATAG
- the LOC120899684 gene encoding beta-1,4-glucuronyltransferase 1-like isoform X2, which yields MTANYKPLRADDAEMIARRSTVLRTVLLLVILSFVLFCLLGYYYQPAGGNREYARNQYLLEGASHEALLRRLKTILNCNTPSNEFQLETHGDHYLLRNFYAPERIVHCYETITYTTHGDYTFLENVVPLLERWLAPVSIALYAPGVDLDRSVALIQYLLECQEQRALVRDFVSFHLYFEFEHLPTQPVSYNRELLSVPLVDCTNATNAWNSLLRNVKTSIPTFRAANNLTYPVNVGRNIARSAAGTHFVLASDIELYPNPNFIPMFLRMIAHPFYQYTLHSPSVYVLPVFEVAEDVPVPVDKAHLLEDLQSGDAIKFHEKICSNCHTVPGYVEWLAVVKDDYTMDIHVTARREGAYASWEPIYVGTKHEPEYDERLSWEGKADKMTQGFIMCILGYDFHVLDNGFLVHRPGIKTIAQANRPHQQAKQRTFIQETIAREISTLYGDREGCKI from the exons ATGACAGCAAACTATAAGCCGTTGCGTGCGGACGATGCGGAGATGATTGCACGCCGCTCGACTGTACTCCGGACGGTGTTGCTGCTAGTGATCTTGTCCTTTGTGCTGTTCTGTCTACTCGGATACTACTACCAGCCGGCGGGCGGTAATCGGGAATACGCACGCAACCAGTACCTGTTGGAGGGAGCCTCCCACGAAGCGCTGCTGCGCCGTCTCAA AACAATTCTGAACTGCAATACCCCGTCGAATGAATTCCAGCTTGAAACGCACGGCGATCACTACCTTCTGCGTAACTTCTACGCTCCAGAGCGGATTGTTCACTGCTATGAAACCATAACCTACACCACGCATGGTGACTACACCTTCCTGGAGAATGTGGTCCCGTTGCTGGAACGTTGGCTGGCACCGGTCAGTATCGCTCTGTACGCGCCGGGAGTCGATCTTGACCGATCGGTAGCTCTGATCCAATATCTGTTGGAGTGTCAAGAGCAGAGAGCGCTGGTGCGTGACTTCGTGAGCTTTCATCTTTACTTTGAGTTTGAACATCTTCCGACGCAACCAGTATCGTACAACAGGGAGTTGCTATCCGTCCCTCTCGTGGATTGCACTAATGCGACGAACGCCTGGAATTCACTGCTCCGCAACGTTAAAACCTCAATACCTACCTTCCGGGCAGCCAACAACCTAACCTACCCCGTGAACGTGGGTCGTAACATTGCGCGCAGTGCGGCCGGCACACACTTTGTACTTGCGAGCGACATCGAACTCTACCCAAATCCCAACTTTATCCCGATGTTCCTGCGCATGATCGCGCACCCCTTCTACCAGTACACACTGCACAGCCCCTCCGTTTACGTACTCCCAGTGTTTGAGGTCGCAGAAGACGTCCCTGTACCGGTGGATAAGGCCCACCTGCTCGAGGATCTCCAAAGCGGTGATGCGATAAAGTTTCACGAGAAGATATGCTCCAACTGTCACACGGTTCCGGGCTACGTAGAATGGCTAGCGGTAGTGAAGGATGACTACACAATGGACATACATGTGACGGCACGACGGGAAGGTGCGTACGCATCCTGGGAACCGATCTACGTCGGCACAAAGCACGAGCCAGAGTACGACGAGCGGTTAAGCTGGGAAGGCAAGGCGGATAAGATGACACAG GGCTTCATTATGTGCATTCTGGGTTACGATTTTCACGTTCTGGATAATGGATTCCTTGTTCATCGGCCTGGAATTAAAACGATCGCGCAAGCGAACCGACCGCACCAGCAAGCAAAACAGCGGACCTTTATACAAGAAACGATTGCACGGGAGATATCTACCCTATATGGTGATCGGGAAGGATGCAAGATATAA
- the LOC120899684 gene encoding beta-1,4-glucuronyltransferase 1-like isoform X1, giving the protein MTANYKPLRADDAEMIARRSTVLRTVLLLVILSFVLFCLLGYYYQPAGGNREYARNQYLLEGASHEALLRRLKTILNCNTPSNEFQLETHGDHYLLRNFYAPERIVHCYETITYTTHGDYTFLENVVPLLERWLAPVSIALYAPGVDLDRSVALIQYLLECQEQRALVRDFVSFHLYFEFEHLPTQPVSYNRELLSVPLVDCTNATNAWNSLLRNVKTSIPTFRAANNLTYPVNVGRNIARSAAGTHFVLASDIELYPNPNFIPMFLRMIAHPFYQYTLHSPSVYVLPVFEVAEDVPVPVDKAHLLEDLQSGDAIKFHEKICSNCHTVPGYVEWLAVVKDDYTMDIHVTARREGAYASWEPIYVGTKHEPEYDERLSWEGKADKMTQGFIMCILGYDFHVLDNGFLVHRPGIKTIAQANRPPQQAKQRAFMRKTIAREISTLYGDREGCKI; this is encoded by the exons ATGACAGCAAACTATAAGCCGTTGCGTGCGGACGATGCGGAGATGATTGCACGCCGCTCGACTGTACTCCGGACGGTGTTGCTGCTAGTGATCTTGTCCTTTGTGCTGTTCTGTCTACTCGGATACTACTACCAGCCGGCGGGCGGTAATCGGGAATACGCACGCAACCAGTACCTGTTGGAGGGAGCCTCCCACGAAGCGCTGCTGCGCCGTCTCAA AACAATTCTGAACTGCAATACCCCGTCGAATGAATTCCAGCTTGAAACGCACGGCGATCACTACCTTCTGCGTAACTTCTACGCTCCAGAGCGGATTGTTCACTGCTATGAAACCATAACCTACACCACGCATGGTGACTACACCTTCCTGGAGAATGTGGTCCCGTTGCTGGAACGTTGGCTGGCACCGGTCAGTATCGCTCTGTACGCGCCGGGAGTCGATCTTGACCGATCGGTAGCTCTGATCCAATATCTGTTGGAGTGTCAAGAGCAGAGAGCGCTGGTGCGTGACTTCGTGAGCTTTCATCTTTACTTTGAGTTTGAACATCTTCCGACGCAACCAGTATCGTACAACAGGGAGTTGCTATCCGTCCCTCTCGTGGATTGCACTAATGCGACGAACGCCTGGAATTCACTGCTCCGCAACGTTAAAACCTCAATACCTACCTTCCGGGCAGCCAACAACCTAACCTACCCCGTGAACGTGGGTCGTAACATTGCGCGCAGTGCGGCCGGCACACACTTTGTACTTGCGAGCGACATCGAACTCTACCCAAATCCCAACTTTATCCCGATGTTCCTGCGCATGATCGCGCACCCCTTCTACCAGTACACACTGCACAGCCCCTCCGTTTACGTACTCCCAGTGTTTGAGGTCGCAGAAGACGTCCCTGTACCGGTGGATAAGGCCCACCTGCTCGAGGATCTCCAAAGCGGTGATGCGATAAAGTTTCACGAGAAGATATGCTCCAACTGTCACACGGTTCCGGGCTACGTAGAATGGCTAGCGGTAGTGAAGGATGACTACACAATGGACATACATGTGACGGCACGACGGGAAGGTGCGTACGCATCCTGGGAACCGATCTACGTCGGCACAAAGCACGAGCCAGAGTACGACGAGCGGTTAAGCTGGGAAGGCAAGGCGGATAAGATGACACAG GGCTTCATTATGTGCATCCTGGGTTACGACTTCCATGTGCTGGATAATGGGTTTCTTGTTCATCGGCCCGGCATTAAAACGATCGCGCAAGCGAACCGACCGCCCCAGCAAGCGAAACAGCGAGCCTTTATGAGGAAAACGATTGCACGGGAGATATCCACTCTGTATGGTGATCGGGAAGGATGCAAGATATAA
- the LOC120899684 gene encoding beta-1,4-glucuronyltransferase 1-like isoform X3, which translates to MTANYKPLRADDAEMIARRSTVLRTVLLLVILSFVLFCLLGYYYQPAGGNREYARNQYLLEGASHEALLRRLKTILNCNTPSNGFQLETHGDHYLLRNFYAPERIVHCFETITYTTHGDYTFLENVVPLLERWLAPVSIALYAPGVDLDRSVALIQYLLECHEQRALVRDFVSFHLYFEFEHLPTRPVSYYRELLSVPLVDCTNATNAWNSLLRNDNSSIPTFRAANSLTYPVNVGRNIARSAAGTHFVLASDIELYPNPNFIPMFLRMIAHPFYQYTLHSPSVYVLPVFEVAEDVPVPVDKAHLLEDLQSGDAIKFHEKICSNCHTVPGYVEWLAVVKDDYTMDIHVTARREGAYASWEPIYVGTKHEPEYDERLSWEGKADKMTQGFIMCILGYDFHVLDNGFLVHRPGIKTIAQANRPHQQAKQRTFIQETIAREISTLYGDREGCKI; encoded by the exons ATGACAGCAAACTATAAGCCGTTGCGTGCGGACGATGCGGAGATGATTGCACGCCGCTCGACTGTACTCCGGACGGTGTTGCTGCTAGTGATCTTGTCCTTTGTGCTGTTCTGTCTACTCGGATACTACTACCAGCCGGCGGGCGGTAATCGGGAATACGCACGCAACCAGTACCTGTTGGAGGGAGCCTCCCACGAAGCGCTGCTGCGCCGTCTCAA AACGATTCTGAACTGCAACACCCCGTCGAATGGATTCCAGCTCGAGACGCATGGCGATCACTACCTACTGCGTAACTTCTACGCTCCAGAGCGGATTGTTCACTGCTTCGAAACCATAACCTACACCACGCATGGTGACTACACCTTCCTGGAGAATGTGGTCCCGTTGCTGGAACGTTGGCTGGCACCGGTCAGTATCGCACTGTACGCGCCTGGAGTCGATCTTGACCGATCGGTAGCTCTGATCCAATATCTGTTGGAGTGTCACGAGCAGAGAGCGCTGGTGCGTGACTTCGTGAGCTTTCATCTTTACTTTGAGTTTGAACATCTTCCGACGCGGCCAGTATCGTACTACAGGGAGTTGCTATCCGTCCCTCTCGTGGATTGCACTAATGCGACGAACGCCTGGAATTCACTGCTCCGCAACGACAACTCCTCAATACCTACCTTCCGGGCAGCCAACAGCTTAACCTACCCTGTAAACGTAGGTCGTAACATTGCGCGCAGTGCGGCCGGCACACACTTTGTACTTGCGAGCGACATCGAACTCTACCCAAATCCCAACTTTATCCCGATGTTCCTGCGCATGATCGCGCACCCCTTCTACCAGTACACACTGCACAGCCCCTCCGTTTACGTACTCCCAGTGTTTGAGGTCGCAGAAGACGTCCCTGTACCGGTGGATAAGGCCCACCTGCTTGAAGATCTCCAAAGCGGTGATGCGATAAAGTTTCACGAGAAGATATGCTCCAACTGTCACACGGTTCCGGGCTACGTAGAATGGCTAGCGGTAGTGAAGGATGACTACACAATGGACATACATGTGACGGCACGACGGGAAGGTGCGTACGCATCCTGGGAACCGATCTACGTCGGCACAAAGCACGAGCCAGAGTACGACGAGCGGTTAAGCTGGGAAGGCAAGGCGGATAAGATGACGCAG GGCTTCATTATGTGCATTCTGGGTTACGATTTTCACGTTCTGGATAATGGATTCCTTGTTCATCGGCCTGGAATTAAAACGATCGCGCAAGCGAACCGACCGCACCAGCAAGCAAAACAGCGGACCTTTATACAAGAAACGATTGCACGGGAGATATCTACCCTATATGGTGATCGGGAAGGATGCAAGATATAA
- the LOC120899684 gene encoding beta-1,4-glucuronyltransferase 1-like isoform X4, whose protein sequence is MIARRSAVLRTVLLLVILSFVLFYLLGYYYLPADGNRNYARNQYLLEGASHEALLRRLKTILNCNTPSNGFQLETHGDHYLLRNFYAPERIVHCFETITYTTHGDYTFLENVVPLLERWLAPVSIALYAPGVDLDRSVALIQYLLECHEQRALVRDFVSFHLYFEFEHLPTRPVSYYRELLSVPLVDCTNATNAWNSLLRNDNSSIPTFRAANSLTYPVNVGRNIARSAAGTHFVLASDIELYPNPNFIPMFLRMIAHPFYQYTLHSPSVYVLPVFEVAEDVPVPVDKAHLLEDLQSGDAIKFHEKICSNCHTVPGYVEWLAVVKDDYTMDIHVTARREGAYASWEPIYVGTKHEPEYDERLSWEGKADKMTQGFIMCILGYDFHVLDNGFLVHRPGIKTIAQANRPHQQAKQRTFIQETIAREISTLYGDREGCKI, encoded by the exons ATGATTGCACGCCGCTCGGCAGTACTCCGGACGGTGCTGCTACTGGTGATCTTGTCCTTTGTGCTGTTCTATCTACTCGGATACTACTACCTTCCGGCGGACGGCAATCGGAACTACGCACGCAACCAGTACCTGTTGGAGGGAGCCTCCCACGAAGCGCTGCTGCGCCGTCTCAA AACGATTCTGAACTGCAACACCCCGTCGAATGGATTCCAGCTCGAGACGCATGGCGATCACTACCTACTGCGTAACTTCTACGCTCCAGAGCGGATTGTTCACTGCTTCGAAACCATAACCTACACCACGCATGGTGACTACACCTTCCTGGAGAATGTGGTCCCGTTGCTGGAACGTTGGCTGGCACCGGTCAGTATCGCACTGTACGCGCCTGGAGTCGATCTTGACCGATCGGTAGCTCTGATCCAATATCTGTTGGAGTGTCACGAGCAGAGAGCGCTGGTGCGTGACTTCGTGAGCTTTCATCTTTACTTTGAGTTTGAACATCTTCCGACGCGGCCAGTATCGTACTACAGGGAGTTGCTATCCGTCCCTCTCGTGGATTGCACTAATGCGACGAACGCCTGGAATTCACTGCTCCGCAACGACAACTCCTCAATACCTACCTTCCGGGCAGCCAACAGCTTAACCTACCCTGTAAACGTAGGTCGTAACATTGCGCGCAGTGCGGCCGGCACACACTTTGTACTTGCGAGCGACATCGAACTCTACCCAAATCCCAACTTTATCCCGATGTTCCTGCGCATGATCGCGCACCCCTTCTACCAGTACACACTGCACAGCCCCTCCGTTTACGTACTCCCAGTGTTTGAGGTCGCAGAAGACGTCCCTGTACCGGTGGATAAGGCCCACCTGCTTGAAGATCTCCAAAGCGGTGATGCGATAAAGTTTCACGAGAAGATATGCTCCAACTGTCACACGGTTCCGGGCTACGTAGAATGGCTAGCGGTAGTGAAGGATGACTACACAATGGACATACATGTGACGGCACGACGGGAAGGTGCGTACGCATCCTGGGAACCGATCTACGTCGGCACAAAGCACGAGCCAGAGTACGACGAGCGGTTAAGCTGGGAAGGCAAGGCGGATAAGATGACGCAG GGCTTCATTATGTGCATTCTGGGTTACGATTTTCACGTTCTGGATAATGGATTCCTTGTTCATCGGCCTGGAATTAAAACGATCGCGCAAGCGAACCGACCGCACCAGCAAGCAAAACAGCGGACCTTTATACAAGAAACGATTGCACGGGAGATATCTACCCTATATGGTGATCGGGAAGGATGCAAGATATAA
- the LOC120899687 gene encoding protein obstructor-E produces MLSRGKIATAIVLCTMALFYHAQSQSCPEKNGRYPVPDQCDAYIECVDGEPRRQLCPDGLLFNDKVSLFTYPCQYPIDVDCGSRTRTQPPIPTEDCPHQFGYYKVGDRANCGQFKNCAGGTAYVLDCPTGLAFNSATYQCDWPDLVEDCDAEAYLGFKCPAQAQGLVQPVRFFRAPNDCQKYFLCVDDRPRVNFCGPEQAFNELINACDGVANVTGCA; encoded by the exons ATGTTGTCGCGTGGAAAGATCGCCACCGCGATCGTGCTCTGTACGATGGCACTGTTCTATCACG CACAGAGTCAATCGTGTCCGGAGAAAAATGGTCGCTATCCCGTCCCCGACCAGTGTGACGCATACATCGAGTGTGTG GACGGTGAGCCACGGCGACAGCTCTGCCCGGACGGGTTGCTGTTCAACGACAAGGTATCGCTCTTCACCTACCCCTGCCAGTATCCGATCGACGTCGACTGTGGTAGCCGTACGCGCACGCAACCCCCCATCCCTACGGAGGACTGTCCGCATCAGTTCGGCTACTACAAGGTCGGTGATCGGGCCAACTGTGGACAGTTTAAAAACTGTGCCGGTGGTACCGCCTATGTGCTTGACTGCCCCACCGGGCTAGCCTTCAATTCGGCCACGTATCAGTGCGATTGGCCCGATCTGGTGGAGGACTGTGATGCGGAGGCGTACCTGGGCTTCAAGTGTCCGGCGCAGGCGCAGGGTCTGGTGCAGCCGGTTCGCTTCTTCCGCGCCCCGAACGACTGCCAGAAGTACTTCCTGTGCGTGGACGATAGGCCGCGGGTGAACTTCTGCGGACCGGAGCAAGCGTTCAACGAGCTGATCAACGCGTGCGACGGTGTCGCCAACGTGACTGGGTGTGCTTAG